The nucleotide sequence TTAATCGCCGTTGGTGCCATTCTGGCAACATCAAGTAATGATACTATTTTATTGCGCTCAACTGTATCTTCTTTATAACATCTTATAGAACGTCTTGATCTTAAAAAGGCACTGGCTGTATCAGCATCTATTACCGGTATTGCTACTGGAACAGTTTCTTGTTTGGGCGTTTTTTTATTATCAAGCACGCCAACTGGACAAATCGCTACACAATGTCCACATTCCATACAAGAATCTTTGGCAATCACCGGACCAACTTCCGCCATTGTTAGCGTATCATTTGGGCAAACCTCTACGCAAATACCACATTTTGTACATTGCTCATAATTTACATTGATAAAATCCACTGTATTCTCATCTCCTTTTAAAATGACCATTCGTCTAATAATTTTGAAAAATAAATATATGCAGTTTGAAGCATATATTTATCAAGATAAACAATTAAATAAAGTTTGTAAGTTATTTTGCAACGGTTCTATTGATTTTTTTACTTTCAATTCCAATAGACTACCTTGCCAATTATTCCAAATCAAATCAGCAATTCTTTCCGGTGCTATAGCAGTAGTAAATTCACCATTAGCTTGTCCGATAATAATTCGTTCAATTAAGACTTCTTTAAAAGACTTAATTGCCACTGCTAAAGCGTTTCGGCATTTATCACTGGCAGCACTGATTTCAGCAGCTAAATTACCTAATAAGCACCCTTTTTGTGACTCTGAACAATCATAATCTTTGGTAATATCAAGAAAAACTTGTATTAATTTCTCATTGTCTTGACTATTACTATTAATGCGTGTTGTCCATTCCAAAAGATGTTTTTCAGTGTAAAAATTAATAACTGCCACCCCAAAATCCTCTTTACTGGAAAAATAATTATAAAAAGAACCTTTGGGAATCTCGGCGGCATCAGCAATTTCTTGAATGCCTGTGGCATTGTAGCCTTTTGCTTCAAATAAACTTAAACCTTTTGCTAAAATGTTATCTTTTGTCTTTTTTATTTCATTATTGTTTTTTCTACTCATGTTTTTAATATACAACTGGTCATATTAATTGTCAATGCTAATTTTTTTGCACTGTTACTTCCACGCCTTGCTTTTCTAAAAAAGTTTTCATTTCACAAAGATATTTATGGCCTTTGCTATTGATATAACATGATTTACAAATTTGAATATCAACTTTTTTAACACCTCGTTGAGCATGACCAAACGCCATATCACAAAGGCATTCAGCATGTTCTTTGTAAATATCACCATTTACTTGTAAGTGCAATTCATTGTCATCACCATCAACTTTAATCTTCATAACCACTACCCTTTCTTTGTTGCTTGACTACAACATTTTCCAGCACATGAATTAGCGGACGAACACTGACACACTTCTTTTCCTTGAGAACTTTTTACTGCCAACTGTATCAAGTAACCTACCGCTATAATACCAATTAAACCTAAAATCAATTTTTCCATTATAAACTCACCTTCTTATATACTTTTAAGATAAGAACCATCTTTTAATTTTTCTTCGACCGAAGACCATGATCTTTTCGCATAAACAATCACCACCAAAAACTACTATCGACATAATAATGCTCCTCTCTTTATGCACATTTTGCTATATTAACTTCTCCTGTTACAGGATTAAAAATCGAGATTATATTTCTACCATTATTTTTGGAATAATATAAAGCTGTATCAGCGTATTCATATATTTTATCAATCTTTTCCGGCAAATGATGTAAGCTACACAAACCTGCGGAAATTGTTACATTTAAATAATTCTTTTTATCAATCATAAAACTATTATTCTCAATAGTACTTTTTATTCTCTTGATAATCTCTAAAGTCTGCTCTGATGTTATATCTTGAAACATTATGGCATACTCTTCGCCACCAACTCTTGCCACAACATCATCAGTTCTGGTATTTTGTTTTAAAATTTCAGCCACCTCCGCTAAAACTTTATCGCCAATTTCATGCCCATAGGTATCGTTAACTTTTTTAAAATGATCAATATCAATCATCACTATCGATAAATTATGTTCAAAGTCATTTTTATTAATAATAATTTTATCAAGTTCACTAAAAAATTTTCGCCGATTTGCAATTCCGGTTAAAGGGTCAGTCATTGCCATTTTTTTCATTTGTTGATAAGCAATTTCTAAGTCCTTACTGCGTTTTTCTAAATCTTGTTGCATTGTAATTAGTTTTTTATTAACCAGTATTAATTTTTCATTTTGTTTATTAATATAGCGGCGTGATTCCGCCAATTCCTTTATGGTTTCTTTTAACTCGGTTTCACGCAATGCTATTTTCCTAGCCATCCAGTTCATATTTCGCATCACTGATTTAAAATCATCTTCATCATCTTGATTGGCTGAATCTTTCGGCACAGACAATCTTTCATTATAAAATCCATCTTTAATTTTATTGGAAAAAGTTTTGATTTTACCCAAAGGATTACCAACCAACATTTTTATAATTAAACTAGGTAGGGATAATGCTAGAAATATTGATACTGCAAAGGTTATCGCGCTGACTTGATTAAAATCTTTTTGCACCATTAACGAACTTTGCTGCGCTAATATAATCATAGTGAATTGAGGAATTAATATAATAGTCATTAATATTAACCGAAATTTTAATATCAAAACTAGCACCTCCCTTCAGGCTTAATATCCTAATAATGTTCCAATTTGATAAATCGCAAAACTAGCGATCCACGCTAATATTGTAGAATAAAGAAAAGTAAAACCAGTCCATTTCCAAGAGTTTGTTTCTCTTTTTAATACTGCTAATGCTGCAAAACACGGCGAATAAAGCAGTGTAAAAATCATTAACGAAAAAGCTACTAATGGGCTAAAGATTGGATCATTTTTTATCGCTTCAGCTAATGGAGTACTTTCTTCATCGGCTTCACCTACACTATAAATAGTTCCCAATGTACTTACTAAAACTTCTTTCGCCGCCATTCCGGAAACTAAGCCCACACCAATTTTCCAATCAAAGCCCAGTGGTTTAATAACCGGTTCAATTACTCTGCCGATTTGTCCGGAATAACTTGCTGCCAAGCTTTCGCCGGCTTGTTCATTAGCTAATAATGATACTTTTTCATCTTTTTCACTTTCTAGCATTACATACTTTTTTGCAAACCCCACTAAAGCGGTATTTTCTGCTACAAAACTATCTAAGTTTTCAGCATTAGTATTTTCACTATTAGTAGCTTCTTTTAAATTATTAACCATAGTTACTAGTTCAGTATTGTCTTCTAATTTTTCCAATCCTAGTGGTGCCAATACTTCTGTATTAACATTTTGACTAAATTGTTCTTCGGCACCTGATATCAAGCCCTCATAATCTTTACTAAACTCAACATTTGTCGGATAGTTTGTTAAAAACCAAATTAAAATTGTCGCTGCTAAAATAAGTGTTCCGGCTTTTTTAACATACAATACCCCACGTTCCCACATATGTGTGACAATACTACGCAATGTTGGAAGGTGATATTTCGGCATTTCCATAATAAAGGGCTCAGTATTACCTTTAAATAATGTTTTTCTAAAAATAAAAGCCATTAATACCGCTAACATTATTCCAATAAAATAAACTAAAAACAGCATTGTTCCGGCAATCTCTTCACTAAAGAATGCCCCGATTAATAAAGTATAAACCGGTAATCTAGCACCACAACTCATTAAAGGAGCAACCAGCATTGTAACCATTCGATCTTTATTATTTTCTAACGTTCTTGTACCCATAATTGAAGGAATAGTACAACCAAAACCAACTAATAACGGAATAAAGGATTTACCATGTAAGCCCACTGCTCGCATCACTCTATCCATAACAAAAGCGGCTCTAGCCATATAACCGGTATCTTCTAATAAGGCAATTCCTAAAAATAAAATTAAGATATTTGGTAAGAACGATAAAACCGCTCCAACACCACCAATAATTCCATCAACCACTAGTGATTTTAAATCACCGTTAGCCATATTTTGTCCAACAAAATCACCTAAAATAGTAATACCATTTTCAATCCATTCTTGCGGATAGGCGCCCACTGTAAAAACAAAATTAAACAACAACCACATAATCCCAAAGAATATTGGTAATCCCCATATTTTATGAGTTAAAACATTGTCGATTTTATCCGAAAAATTTTCATCCATATGCGAATGTTTTTCCGTAACTTCAGTGTAAATTTCATTAGCAAAAGCATATCTTCTTTCGGCAAGAACTAGTTCAATTTCTTCACTGAATTTATCTTTAAGCTCAATTCTAGCTTTTTCAACAACTCTTACCACAGTTTTTCCTTCAACTTTATTTTCGATTGCAGTTACTATTTCTTGATCATTTTCTAATAATTTAATTGCTAACCACCGTAGCGGATATTTTATGCCAGCGACATTTTCTAAACATGTTATAACTTCACTGATTTTAGCTTCAATTTCTGCACCATAAAATACTTTAAACGGTTTAATTTCTTGATTTGCTGTTGTCACAACAACTTTTTCTAAGATGTCATTAGTGCCCTCATTTTTATTACCGATTGACTTAACTACTGCTACACCAAGTTTTTCTGCTAATAATTTATCATTTACTTTTTCACCAATTTTTTCAGCTACATCCAACATATTTAAACAGACAACCATCGGGCGTTCCATTTCTAGCATTTGGACTGCCAGATAAAGATTTCTCTCTAAATTTGAGGCATCCAGAATATTAACAATCACATCTGGTCGTTCATCAATAACAACATTTCGTGCTACTAGTTCGTCTAGCGAATGAGCTGTTAAACTGTATGTTCCCGGTAAATCAATTATCAATAACTCTTTACCTGCAAAGTTTTTAAAGCCTTCTCTACGCTCTACCGTAACGCCAGGATAATTACCGGCATGCTGTCTTGCTCCGGTAATATTATTAAAAATAGTAGTTTTACCAGAGTTTGGATTACCTGCTAATGCAACTGTCAAATTACCTTTATCGTTAAGATTGTTTTTATCCATAATAAATATCTTCTCCCTGTTATTAATTAAATTCTTCCACTGCTATTAAGGAAGCTTCATTTTTGCGTAACGACAAATTGAAATTTTTAACTTTAATTTCAATTGGGTCGCCTAATGGTGCATATTTTTGAACCTTTATTTCAGTTCCGGTAACAATACCCATATCAATAATTCTTCTTTTAATAGCTCCATTACCTAAAATTTTTACTACTTTACAGGTCTGCCCTGTTTTAATCAAATCTAATGTTGTTTCCACACCAACACTCTCCTCTTTAGAATGATAATCGTTATCAAATGAACTTAATTTAAAAATCGCATTTCTGCGATAATGATAATCTTTCTCAACTGACGAAATTTATATTACTCTTATACTTTATAATTGTCAATACTCATTATTAAAAATTATTGTTAAATAATAAAAAATAATACAACAGTACCATTTTAGTTTAGTATCTTGGCACTGTTGTATTATAAAATTACTATCATTTGTTAGTTATCTTGACATTAAACGCCCCCACTTCCGCCTCCGTGGTTATACTGTCTTGAGGCATAGTTAGCTTATTTCCATCTCGCAGTGCAGAATAATGTGGTGACATTATTTCCACTGCAGCCTCATTAAAATAATCTTGAATGTTTTGGTGAAGGTAAGAATAAATACTAGCCATGGCATTTGGCTTATCAGTATAAGCATTAATTTGATACGAAACCGCAAAGTCATCTAGGCTCTCTTGAAAAACAAAGGGCTTTGGTTCCTTTAATATACCATCGGTCGCTAGTGCCGCCTCAATTAATAATTCATGAACTTTTCGCCAAGGTACATCATAACCGATTGTGATTGTTGTGTGCAAAATTAAGTTTGTTTCTTTCATTGCTCTACTATAATTTATGATCGGAGAATTAAAAATTGTCGAATTGGGAATAGAAATATCAACATTTTTAATCGTTCTAATTCTTGTCACAAGCAAAGTTTTTTCCAATACATCACCAATATTGTCCCCCACTTTAACTCTATCACCAATAGCAAAAGCTCTAGTATAAGTCAATGATATTCCAGCAATAATATTGGCAATTGCTGAAGTTGACCCAAAAGAAAATAACAAACCAACCAACACTGAAACACCTTGAAAAATTGGTGAGTTAGCGCCTGGCATATAAGGGTAAATAAATACTAAGGTCATTGCAAAAATTAAAAATTTTACAATTTGATATGTTGGATAACTCCACTCCGGATAAAAACCCTCAAAATTAAATTTACCTTTCTCAATACCAGTGAAAATCATTTTGAAAAATTTTAAAATATAATTACAACATAATAAAATCAAACAAATAATTAATAGATTTGGTAAATAGGCTACAACGCTTGTAAACCCTAACTGTAACGGAGTTACAATATAATTTAACAATTGATTGCTGTATTGTCTGGTATCAGGAAATAAACTTAAAATATAATAAATATAAAGATAAAAAACTATTACTTTGATAATATAGCCAACATATCTTAACAATTTTTCAGTAAATTTTAAGAGTTGTTGCTCTGACACCACTTTTATTTTTTTTTCTAAAGAAACTATCCATTGTTTTAGTTTATCTAATATATACTGTAAAACATTTTTAATGGCTTTTAGCAAAAATACTACAAAAGCAGTTGCCAAAATAGCTTTCAAAATATTAATTGCTAAGTTTTGCATTTTCCGTTCTTCACGATATATTTTTAAAGCATATGTTATCTGTTCTTTACGCTCTTGTGCTAATTTCTTTATTTCGAGATGCTCAGATACTGCATCAGCATTGGTAATTGTTAATATTATATTGTTTCCAATAACAATATTTTGTTCATATTCACTATCTTTTATATCTATATTATCTAAAGACAACGAGATGTTTTGCCCTATTTTTACCAATCTCTCACTTATTCTTTTAGCCCTGTCTTCCGGTGTAAAAGAGCCGATTTTCGCTTTAATTTCAAACAAAGTAGTACCATCAAGTGTCACCGGATACTTATATTGATCTATTATTTCCTTGCTATCATTCGCAAAAGCCAAACTGAAAAAACATAACGAAATTAGCATAACAATCATTATTAATTTTTTCATAACCGCACTCACTCCTTGCTAAAGTATACCTCTATTGTATCTGCTGATTATACTCTTTTAGTTAAACAAATCTTTTTAAATCCCTTTAAATCTTTATGGAAAAATTTATAAAATGCCAAAAAAAATGATGCCATTTAAGCATAATTTTATAACTATTACTAAGTATTAGTTTAGGTTTTTATCGCGATAATAATTTGTTCCTTTTACCGCTAATTCTGCAGCCAAGCCTTTTGTTGTCATTTGATACATCCAAACACCATTGTCAACATGAATCGCACCTTCTAATGCCCCGCCACTGATTCCGTCATCAGCAACAGCCGTTGCTTGTGCCCCAAACGACCAGCCTTTTTGGACAAAAGAATTTAATGAGTCGCTATCGGTGAAAACAAAAATAATCGCATATTCTTTTATTCCAAGACCCAATCCAGCTTGATATTCTTTCATTTTCATATAAACTTTTTCACCAGTCAAATTGTTTACCGCCATCCCTCTGCCGTGAGAACTACCTAAAATTCCAAGCTTAAAGCCGGTATTATTAAATACGGCATAACCTTTAGAATTGGCAATAACTTGGCGGGCTTTAGGCTGTTTTTGATATAACTGTTCTAACGTAGAATTTGTTTTTTGATTTAACTCTGCTCTTTGACTAGCTGCACTTGCTGCAAAAACTGTTGTATCAGCCATCAAAACTATCACTAGTAAAGTTAAGACTATTTTGATTATTTTCACAATAATCCTCCTGCTCAATATAATTTAAAAAATATTTTATTTAATATTTACTTCTTCATAATAAGCTTATTTCCCTTTTTTTCATTATTACTTCTGGCCTTAGTTACCATTTTAACCTACTGATAAATTAAAAATTTTTACACAGTAAAACTAGCTATCGACAATTATCTGTCAATAGCTAGTTTTTATTTACTAACTTTATTTAAAATTATACTATCTCTAGTTTTCCCGCTTGCCCCACCGTGGGTATAGCCTACTACTGCAAAGTTTTCTGCTAGTTGCTGCGCGAAAGCTTCATAGTTTTCATATTTTGCTCTAAGACATGATGATAAGTGTACAACATCAACGCCTTTACTTTGTAGTGTTGCAATTTTTTTAGTTATATCACCACCATTATGAGTGAATGCTACTAATTCTAATTCATTATCAACATACCGCTGAAATGAGTCACTTTTAGTAAAAAAAGCTTTTAAGCACCCACCACCACTACACCGCATCATTGTTTCTTCATTTACTATAATTGCTATTTTCATACTTTACTTCTCAGCTTTGCTTATAATATTTTTAGTTCTTAAAAATTTCATAAGTTAAGCTATTTTCACTTTCTATTACTCTAAACGAAAAATTATTATTAAGAGCACCAACAAATGCTTCCAACCAACTTTGATAAAGCTCCAACATTATTGCTGGACTGATATTAACCCTCTTCCAGTTAGGTTCTTGCAAACAATGGCCAATTCTCCAAAGGATGCTATCATCATCTGACTGTATAACCATATCAGCTTGGTCACAGGGCATTCCATTTAGATAATAATCATTTAATATTACATATAACCCCTTAGCTGTTAAAGCATCATATTTTTCAGTGTTTTGTACTGAGTTACCAATTATTGCACCATGTTCTTTAAAGGCTTCTTTTATTAAATCTTTCGCCGTAGCTCCACAAAAAGCTAGGGTCTCTTTAATCAAGGCCGCTTCTCTAGATTCTGCTAAATTTATTTGGCGTTGTAGCCAGCCGTGAATATTATCATGCTCGATTAATTCGGCTAAATCAACTTTAGGCAGTGGTTTTCCATAAGTTTGCCAAACTTGCTCTCTTAACTCTTCTACTGTATCACCACAAACAGCACTTAATTTTTGATAAATAAAATCTTCTCTGTTATTAACTATTTGAATTTTCGAATATAGCCAATAATGAATTGGTCCAATAAATGCACTCATTAGTTTTCACCTCTTACAATAATTTCATTTAATGCTGTTATCAGCTCATTAACTTCAATACCATGAATATCAGCTGCTTTTTGTAATTCTTCACCCGTAGCCGAAGGACAGCCTAAACATCCCATTCCAAAAGAACGCAATACCGGAATAGTCTGCGGATAAACTCTAATAATATCGGCAATAATACTTTGGGCAGTTATCATATCACCAAACACCAATGTTCCTTCAGTAAGTCCTCCTGGTATCGGCTGTAATACTTCTGTTTGAGAGTATGGTTTTTCCTGTTCTAGCGAGATAATATCATTTTCAAATTCACCTAAAACATCAGTTTTAAACTTTTCAAAGCCAATTCTATCAATAAATTCTCCAACTCTTTCAATATCAGCATTTTTTTGATAGTATCTCACAATAATATCAACAATCTTTAAAGTATCTTCATAATTCAATCCTGTTATTAATCTATCGCCTAATCGCGGATGTGCTCCAGCACTGCCACCAACATAAATATCCCACCCTATGTCCGTACCGATAACCCCCACATCTTTAATTACAGCCTCCGAACAAGAGTTAGGACAACCAGAAACGCCCATTTTCATCCTTGACGGCATCTCTTTTTTGATATAGCGTCGATCTAGCTCAAAACCTAATTTAATACTATCTTGCTTTGCTCTTTTACAAAACGCTATTCCTGGACAAATTTTTACGCTTCTAACACAATTAGCAAATCCAATGGCCGGATTCATCCCCAATTCATCCCAAATACTATCAATATCTTCTGCTTTTAGTCCTGTAATCATAATTCGTTGTGCTGAAGTTAATTTCAATACTCCATGATATTTTCTTGCAACATTAACATATTTCTCTAACATATCAGGTTTTATAAAACCGCCCGGTAAATGTGGTGTAATTGCATATGTTTTATTGCCATTGTGAATCTTTTGTAAATTAGCCCCTGTAGGTAACATCATTAAGCCCTCCCATATTTTATCTTGTCCTTTGATTTATATAATAGCTGGTTTTAAGTTAAATTTCTTTGATATTTATCACATTTTTAGGTATTATTTAATGTTATTTTTGATAATTTTACCATATCTTTATTTTTTTTGAAAGATTCAACCATAAAATAAAAAATGCACCTCCAAATATTAGACTTGGTTGTCTAACATTTGGGGTGCACTTCATCTTTAAACTTAGGTGATTTTTATTTTAATATTTTTCATAATGAACTTTATTAGGTTCATAGCGATCAATGTAGTTATTCTTAACATCAGAATATCCAATGGCAACTATCGAAAACGGCATAATTGATTGCGGTAAGTTAAATAAACTTCTGACCTTTTCCATTCTTTCTTCGACTGGTGCAACCCCAAGCCAAACTGTTCCCAAATCAAGTTCAGCAGCCTGTAATAATATGTTTTGAGTTGCTGCTGCCAAGTCTTGCTGTACACATTCCGGAAATTTCACGGTTTCATTTGCTAAATTTCCTAAGACGATAATTGCGACATTACTTTCTTTTACCGGTCCTGTATATGGACTAACTAACCCTAGCTGATTTAACAGCTCTTTCTCCCTAACTACAATAAATTCCCACGACCGTTGATTGCCGGCAGAAGGAGCTTGCATCGCTGCTTTTAATAATTGTTCAATAATACTATTATCAACTTCTTTATTTAAATACTTCCTGATACTACGTCTGGTAAAGATTGAATTCACAATAACCACTACCCTTCCATAAAATATTAATTGTTTGAGCTAATTATATATGCTATTCTCTAAATAAAAAAGTATGCACTTTTTAGTTAGATACTATACTTTAGGAGAGTGACTATGAAAAAACATGACGAAGCATTAACTTTAGAATGTCCAGTAACATATACCTTATCAATTTTAGGTGGCAAATGGAAATGGCTCATTATTTATCTTTTGTTTGAACATAATATTCTTCGCTACGGAGAGTTAAAAAAACGGTTATTAGGAATAACGCATAAAATGTTAAGTCAACAACTCAAAGAGCTTGATGCCGCTAATCTCATCAACCGTAAAGAATATCAACAAATTCCACCTAAAGTCGAGTATTCCTTATCGGAGCAAGGAAAAACGCTATTGCCAATACTAAATTTAATGTGTGAATGGGGCAGAAAAAATCATCCACCAGTATAGCTTACTCACTGCTACCTTTATGTCCGCCAACATAATGTGCTCGTTCTAAAAATGTCCCTCCAGCCAGCGAACCAGCATAAAATATTGATGTTTTACCAAATCTATCACGCAAACTATCCACCACTTGATCAAGGGCGTTTTTTTTAATATCACCACAAAATAATTCCATTTGTTCAACCTTTAGTGAAACTATCTTGCTGGCAGTAATATTAACTGAGCGAACCGGCTGTCCTTGCCACTTTTCGCTAAATTCTCGCCTAGCCAATTCACTAA is from Negativicutes bacterium and encodes:
- a CDS encoding TetR/AcrR family transcriptional regulator, translating into MSRKNNNEIKKTKDNILAKGLSLFEAKGYNATGIQEIADAAEIPKGSFYNYFSSKEDFGVAVINFYTEKHLLEWTTRINSNSQDNEKLIQVFLDITKDYDCSESQKGCLLGNLAAEISAASDKCRNALAVAIKSFKEVLIERIIIGQANGEFTTAIAPERIADLIWNNWQGSLLELKVKKSIEPLQNNLQTLFNCLS
- a CDS encoding diguanylate cyclase, which encodes MILKFRLILMTIILIPQFTMIILAQQSSLMVQKDFNQVSAITFAVSIFLALSLPSLIIKMLVGNPLGKIKTFSNKIKDGFYNERLSVPKDSANQDDEDDFKSVMRNMNWMARKIALRETELKETIKELAESRRYINKQNEKLILVNKKLITMQQDLEKRSKDLEIAYQQMKKMAMTDPLTGIANRRKFFSELDKIIINKNDFEHNLSIVMIDIDHFKKVNDTYGHEIGDKVLAEVAEILKQNTRTDDVVARVGGEEYAIMFQDITSEQTLEIIKRIKSTIENNSFMIDKKNYLNVTISAGLCSLHHLPEKIDKIYEYADTALYYSKNNGRNIISIFNPVTGEVNIAKCA
- the feoB gene encoding ferrous iron transport protein B; protein product: MDKNNLNDKGNLTVALAGNPNSGKTTIFNNITGARQHAGNYPGVTVERREGFKNFAGKELLIIDLPGTYSLTAHSLDELVARNVVIDERPDVIVNILDASNLERNLYLAVQMLEMERPMVVCLNMLDVAEKIGEKVNDKLLAEKLGVAVVKSIGNKNEGTNDILEKVVVTTANQEIKPFKVFYGAEIEAKISEVITCLENVAGIKYPLRWLAIKLLENDQEIVTAIENKVEGKTVVRVVEKARIELKDKFSEEIELVLAERRYAFANEIYTEVTEKHSHMDENFSDKIDNVLTHKIWGLPIFFGIMWLLFNFVFTVGAYPQEWIENGITILGDFVGQNMANGDLKSLVVDGIIGGVGAVLSFLPNILILFLGIALLEDTGYMARAAFVMDRVMRAVGLHGKSFIPLLVGFGCTIPSIMGTRTLENNKDRMVTMLVAPLMSCGARLPVYTLLIGAFFSEEIAGTMLFLVYFIGIMLAVLMAFIFRKTLFKGNTEPFIMEMPKYHLPTLRSIVTHMWERGVLYVKKAGTLILAATILIWFLTNYPTNVEFSKDYEGLISGAEEQFSQNVNTEVLAPLGLEKLEDNTELVTMVNNLKEATNSENTNAENLDSFVAENTALVGFAKKYVMLESEKDEKVSLLANEQAGESLAASYSGQIGRVIEPVIKPLGFDWKIGVGLVSGMAAKEVLVSTLGTIYSVGEADEESTPLAEAIKNDPIFSPLVAFSLMIFTLLYSPCFAALAVLKRETNSWKWTGFTFLYSTILAWIASFAIYQIGTLLGY
- a CDS encoding ferrous iron transport protein A, which translates into the protein METTLDLIKTGQTCKVVKILGNGAIKRRIIDMGIVTGTEIKVQKYAPLGDPIEIKVKNFNLSLRKNEASLIAVEEFN
- a CDS encoding mechanosensitive ion channel family protein, which codes for MKKLIMIVMLISLCFFSLAFANDSKEIIDQYKYPVTLDGTTLFEIKAKIGSFTPEDRAKRISERLVKIGQNISLSLDNIDIKDSEYEQNIVIGNNIILTITNADAVSEHLEIKKLAQERKEQITYALKIYREERKMQNLAINILKAILATAFVVFLLKAIKNVLQYILDKLKQWIVSLEKKIKVVSEQQLLKFTEKLLRYVGYIIKVIVFYLYIYYILSLFPDTRQYSNQLLNYIVTPLQLGFTSVVAYLPNLLIICLILLCCNYILKFFKMIFTGIEKGKFNFEGFYPEWSYPTYQIVKFLIFAMTLVFIYPYMPGANSPIFQGVSVLVGLLFSFGSTSAIANIIAGISLTYTRAFAIGDRVKVGDNIGDVLEKTLLVTRIRTIKNVDISIPNSTIFNSPIINYSRAMKETNLILHTTITIGYDVPWRKVHELLIEAALATDGILKEPKPFVFQESLDDFAVSYQINAYTDKPNAMASIYSYLHQNIQDYFNEAAVEIMSPHYSALRDGNKLTMPQDSITTEAEVGAFNVKITNK
- a CDS encoding CGGC domain-containing protein — its product is MKIAIIVNEETMMRCSGGGCLKAFFTKSDSFQRYVDNELELVAFTHNGGDITKKIATLQSKGVDVVHLSSCLRAKYENYEAFAQQLAENFAVVGYTHGGASGKTRDSIILNKVSK
- a CDS encoding DUF1858 domain-containing protein, translating into MLPTGANLQKIHNGNKTYAITPHLPGGFIKPDMLEKYVNVARKYHGVLKLTSAQRIMITGLKAEDIDSIWDELGMNPAIGFANCVRSVKICPGIAFCKRAKQDSIKLGFELDRRYIKKEMPSRMKMGVSGCPNSCSEAVIKDVGVIGTDIGWDIYVGGSAGAHPRLGDRLITGLNYEDTLKIVDIIVRYYQKNADIERVGEFIDRIGFEKFKTDVLGEFENDIISLEQEKPYSQTEVLQPIPGGLTEGTLVFGDMITAQSIIADIIRVYPQTIPVLRSFGMGCLGCPSATGEELQKAADIHGIEVNELITALNEIIVRGEN
- a CDS encoding nitroreductase family protein, which encodes MNSIFTRRSIRKYLNKEVDNSIIEQLLKAAMQAPSAGNQRSWEFIVVREKELLNQLGLVSPYTGPVKESNVAIIVLGNLANETVKFPECVQQDLAAATQNILLQAAELDLGTVWLGVAPVEERMEKVRSLFNLPQSIMPFSIVAIGYSDVKNNYIDRYEPNKVHYEKY
- a CDS encoding helix-turn-helix transcriptional regulator — protein: MKKHDEALTLECPVTYTLSILGGKWKWLIIYLLFEHNILRYGELKKRLLGITHKMLSQQLKELDAANLINRKEYQQIPPKVEYSLSEQGKTLLPILNLMCEWGRKNHPPV